One Aegilops tauschii subsp. strangulata cultivar AL8/78 chromosome 7, Aet v6.0, whole genome shotgun sequence genomic window carries:
- the LOC109784469 gene encoding aspartyl protease AED1-like gives MASAGRSLLYGLLVLVLALLCVGALAAPPKRYLSVSLDQVVASKARAQCYDPSSFSGETSGNKFAIHPSCSAAEQAGRHRNIASHDRARLSTIRQRSYPSAMPPMSMPPIPPFIFPPSPTPAPAPAEGPSVTIPDIPGTSGYNISEFIVVVGFGTPSQPSALLFDTGSDLSWVQCQPCTGHCYQQNGPLFDPTKSSTYDVVRCGTPECSVAGGMCNGTTCLYQIGYGDGSSTTGALSQETLTFSSSRTFSSFPFGCGTTNLGDFGSVDGLLGLGRGQLSLASQTASSYDGTFSYCLPSHNMSRPGFLSIGAAPDTGKVQYTFTMKGYKPAPPSEELDTCYDFSGHNAIFIPGVSFKFSDGAVFELDFFGIMMFPDDAQPAYGCLAFAAGDDDSFSIIGNTQQRSAEVIYDVAAEKIGFVPFSC, from the exons ATGGCGTCCGCCGGACGGTCGCTCCTCTACGGCCTGCTGGTGCTGGTGCTGGCCCTCCTCTGCGTCGGCGCTCTGGCGGCTCCGCCGAAGCGCTACCTCTCCGTCAGCCTCGACCAGGTGGTCGCCTCCAAGGCTCGAGCCCAGTGCTATGATCCCTCCTCGTTTTCAG GCGAGACTTCTGGCAACAAGTTCGCCATCCATCCATCTTGCAGCGCGGCCGAGCAGGCGGGACGCCATCGCAACATCGCCAGCCACGACAGAGCCCGGCTGAGCACCATCCGCCAAAGGTCTTACCCTTCAGCCATGCCTCCGATGTCCATGCCTCCGATCCCTCCGTTCATTTTCCCGCCAAGCCCCACACCAG CCCCTGCACCAGCGGAGGGGCCGTCCGTCACCATCCCGGACATCCCGGGGACCAGCGGCTACAACATATCGGAGTTCATCGTCGTCGTTGGCTTCGGCACGCCGTCTCAGCCATCCGCTCTGTTGTTTGACACCGGCAGCGACCTGTCGTGGGTCCAGTGCCAGCCGTGCACGGGCCACTGTTACCAGCAAAACGGCCCGCTCTTCGACCCGACCAAGTCTTCCACATACGACGTGGTGCGCTGTGGGACGCCAGAGTGCTCGGTGGCCGGCGGCATGTGCAACGGCACTACCTGCCTCTACCAAATCGGCTATGGCGACGGCTCGTCCACGACTGGTGCGCTCTCACAGGAGACGCTGACGTTCTCCTCGTCGCGTACCTTTTCCAGCTTCCCGTTCGGATGCGGCACCACCAACCTGGGCGACTTTGGCAGCGTCGACGGCCTGCTTGGCCTCGGCCGTGGCCAGCTCTCGCTGGCCTCGcagacggcctcctcgtacgacGGCACCTTCTCCTACTGCCTGCCGTCTCACAACATGAGCAGGCCTGGGTTCCTCAGCATCGGCGCCGCCCCGGACACCGGCAAGGTCCAGTACACG TTCACCATGAAGGGGTACAAGCCGGCGCCGCCCTCCGAAGAGCTCGACACCTGCTACGACTTCTCCGGCCACAACGCCATCTTCATACCGGGGGTGTCGTTCAAGTTCAGCGACGGAGCCGTGTTCGAGCTCGACTTCTTCGGGATCATGATGTTCCCTGATGACGCGCAGCCGGCCTACGGGTGCCTCGCGTTCGCGGCGGGTGATGATGATTCCTTCTCCATCATCGGCAACACGCAGCAGCGTTCCGCCGAGGTGATCTACGACGTTGCAGCCGAGAAGATTGGCTTCGTTCCCTTCAGTTGCTGA